The Halosimplex litoreum genome has a window encoding:
- the pyk gene encoding pyruvate kinase: protein MRSAKIVCTLGPASDSEETIEALAKAGMSVARMNASHGTPEHRRDLVDRIRTVDRRTDRPVAAMLDLPGPEVRTAPIPEEIALESGTTVRFVEGDEATPEEIGVSHDISAVEPGDVVLLDDGRIETTVDAVDDGVVTATVENGGDLGARKGVNVPGVDLDLPVITDQDRKELQVAADKEVDFVAASFVRDGDDVYEITDALDELDADIPVIAKIEREVAVENLDGIIDAAYGVMVARGDLGVECPLEDVPMIQKRIIRTCHEEGVPVITATEMLDSMVTARRPTRAEASDVANAVLDGTDAVMLSGETAIGDHPVRVVETMDRIVRDVEESPEYAENREQRVPNADETQTDALARSARFLARDIDAAAIVAASESGYTALKAAKFRPSIPIVASTPSEEIRRRLALSWGIIPQSSPYTADGADAVINDAVQSALDTGAADSGDTVVVLSGMMTELEGVNTANMLKAHVASETIASGRSVVEGLVSGELHWTETGDLAEVPEGGILAVPEDFDGEFTGDVEKLGGVIDRHGGMTSYAAIVARELDVPMISNASLPREVDSGTVVTLDAERGIVYDEAIQSRTRERGTARDR from the coding sequence ATGCGCAGCGCGAAGATAGTGTGTACGCTGGGACCGGCCAGCGACTCCGAGGAGACCATCGAAGCGCTCGCGAAGGCCGGCATGTCCGTCGCGCGGATGAACGCGAGTCACGGGACGCCCGAACACAGGCGGGATCTGGTCGACCGCATCCGAACGGTCGACCGGCGGACCGACCGCCCGGTCGCCGCGATGCTCGACCTGCCGGGCCCGGAGGTTCGAACGGCCCCGATCCCGGAGGAGATCGCCCTCGAGAGTGGAACGACGGTCCGGTTCGTCGAAGGCGACGAGGCGACGCCCGAGGAGATCGGCGTCTCTCACGACATCTCCGCGGTCGAACCGGGCGACGTGGTCCTGCTGGACGACGGGCGCATCGAGACGACGGTCGACGCCGTCGACGACGGCGTCGTGACCGCGACGGTCGAGAACGGCGGCGACCTGGGCGCGCGCAAGGGCGTCAACGTCCCCGGCGTGGATCTCGATCTCCCGGTCATCACCGACCAGGACCGGAAGGAGCTGCAGGTGGCCGCCGACAAGGAGGTCGACTTCGTCGCGGCGAGTTTCGTCCGCGACGGCGACGACGTCTACGAGATCACCGACGCGCTGGACGAACTCGACGCGGACATCCCGGTCATCGCGAAGATCGAGCGGGAGGTCGCCGTCGAGAACCTCGACGGGATCATCGACGCCGCCTACGGCGTCATGGTCGCCCGGGGGGATCTGGGCGTGGAGTGCCCGCTGGAGGACGTGCCGATGATCCAGAAACGGATCATCCGGACGTGCCACGAGGAGGGCGTCCCCGTCATCACGGCGACGGAGATGCTCGACTCGATGGTGACGGCGCGCCGGCCCACGCGAGCGGAAGCGTCGGACGTGGCCAACGCCGTCCTCGACGGCACGGACGCGGTGATGCTGTCGGGCGAGACGGCCATCGGTGACCACCCGGTCCGAGTGGTCGAGACGATGGACCGGATCGTCCGCGACGTGGAAGAGTCGCCGGAGTACGCCGAGAACCGCGAGCAGCGCGTGCCGAACGCCGACGAGACACAGACCGACGCGCTCGCGCGCTCGGCTCGGTTCCTCGCGCGAGACATCGACGCGGCGGCCATCGTCGCGGCGAGCGAGTCCGGCTACACCGCGCTGAAAGCGGCGAAGTTCCGGCCTTCGATCCCGATCGTAGCTTCGACGCCCAGCGAGGAGATCCGCCGCCGACTCGCGCTGTCGTGGGGGATCATCCCGCAGAGTTCGCCCTACACCGCCGACGGCGCCGACGCGGTCATCAACGACGCCGTCCAGTCGGCGCTGGACACGGGCGCGGCCGACAGCGGCGACACTGTCGTCGTCCTCTCGGGGATGATGACCGAACTCGAAGGGGTGAACACGGCGAACATGCTGAAAGCACACGTCGCCTCGGAGACGATCGCGTCGGGCCGCTCGGTCGTCGAGGGACTGGTCTCGGGCGAGCTACACTGGACCGAGACCGGTGACCTCGCGGAGGTTCCGGAGGGCGGGATCCTGGCGGTACCCGAGGACTTCGACGGGGAGTTCACCGGCGACGTCGAGAAGCTCGGCGGTGTGATCGACCGCCACGGCGGCATGACAAGTTACGCGGCGATCGTCGCCCGAGAGCTCGACGTGCCGATGATATCCAACGCGTCGCTGCCCCGCGAGGTCGACTCGGGGACCGTCGTGACGCTGGACGCCGAGCGCGGTATCGTCTACGACGAGGCGATCCAGAGCCGCACGCGCGAACGCGGCACTGCACGAGATCGCTGA
- a CDS encoding ROK family protein, with amino-acid sequence MATYAGVDLGATNIRAVVGDETGRVVASRRTGTPQGPNGITVTEAVLDALRGAADEADVDPTRIAAVGIGSIGPLDLAEGAIDNPANLPDTIDRIPLTGPVGELVDSDDIYLHNDTTAGVIGERFYSDRNPDDMIYLTISSGIGAGVCVDGDVVGGWDGNAGEVGHMTVDPQGFMTCGCGIDGHWEAYCSGNNIFRYAQELHDEDPVETSMPMESADFTSADVFAHAEEGDEFAGYVLDQVTQWNVVATANMIHAFAPLVIYVGGAVTLNNPERTLDPIRERLDEVVFGNVPDVQLTTLGDDVVVKGALASAMTAGTGDRSRVR; translated from the coding sequence ATGGCCACCTACGCAGGGGTCGACCTCGGCGCGACGAACATCCGCGCCGTCGTGGGGGACGAGACGGGGCGGGTCGTCGCGTCGCGACGCACGGGGACGCCGCAGGGACCGAACGGCATCACGGTCACAGAGGCGGTCCTCGACGCGCTTCGTGGCGCCGCCGACGAGGCCGACGTCGACCCGACGCGGATCGCTGCGGTCGGAATCGGCTCTATCGGCCCGCTCGACCTCGCCGAGGGGGCGATCGACAACCCCGCGAACCTCCCCGATACGATCGACCGGATCCCGCTGACGGGTCCCGTCGGCGAACTCGTCGACAGCGACGATATCTACCTGCACAACGACACCACGGCGGGCGTCATCGGCGAGCGCTTCTACTCCGACCGCAACCCCGACGACATGATCTACCTCACTATCTCTAGCGGCATCGGCGCGGGCGTCTGCGTCGACGGCGACGTCGTCGGCGGCTGGGACGGCAACGCCGGCGAGGTCGGGCACATGACCGTCGACCCGCAGGGGTTCATGACCTGCGGCTGCGGCATCGACGGCCACTGGGAAGCCTACTGCTCGGGCAACAACATCTTCCGCTACGCTCAGGAGCTACACGACGAGGACCCCGTCGAGACGTCGATGCCGATGGAGAGCGCCGATTTCACCTCGGCGGACGTGTTCGCCCACGCCGAAGAGGGCGACGAGTTCGCCGGGTACGTCTTGGACCAGGTGACCCAGTGGAACGTCGTCGCCACGGCGAACATGATCCACGCCTTCGCCCCGCTGGTCATCTACGTCGGCGGCGCCGTCACCCTCAACAACCCCGAGCGCACCCTCGACCCGATCCGCGAGCGCCTCGACGAAGTGGTGTTCGGGAACGTCCCCGACGTGCAACTCACCACGCTCGGCGACGACGTGGTCGTCAAGGGCGCCCTGGCGAGTGCGATGACCGCGGGCACCGGCGACCGCTCGCGGGTTCGGTAG
- a CDS encoding Cdc6/Cdc18 family protein yields MDIDARIKRRQRRTDGRRLVEDYESLSPVAHVDEPSDRGPTLERLLDHLDPVFDGNLPGNAYVSGPFGAGKSAVVTALFSHLDTLSTETRSIIHTSTRAATPTSPAFAYVDLRETTSEFAFYHAVLDALVEESVPDHGISTADLRERLHDLLGGSRTGVVVVVDHVCESEGTGDEQLVELFAGLPSNVSWLAVGRRDPEDVPLTDYTAAEIRVDRYRRETLVDLLMTRASLGVARQGLDHELARRIAEWADGNAHDAMAALFVAAVRATEDGRTRLTEADVTAAVEEVPRESVSLGRVLALPANKQLVLRELVDLDPEDRASVTATTEAIGAVPAVDLSPGTVKRYLYEMAEVGVVERVQSETTNEQGRPPSRVELRFSPTAFRRLYDLRG; encoded by the coding sequence ATGGACATCGACGCGCGCATCAAACGACGACAGCGCCGGACCGACGGCCGCCGCCTCGTCGAGGACTACGAGTCGCTGTCGCCCGTCGCTCACGTCGACGAACCTTCGGACCGCGGCCCGACCCTCGAACGGCTGCTCGACCACCTCGACCCCGTCTTCGACGGGAACCTCCCGGGCAACGCCTACGTCTCCGGCCCCTTCGGCGCCGGCAAATCCGCCGTCGTGACCGCCCTGTTCTCCCACCTCGACACCCTCTCGACGGAGACCAGGTCGATCATCCACACGAGCACGCGCGCGGCGACGCCCACCTCGCCCGCGTTCGCCTACGTCGACCTGCGCGAGACGACCAGCGAGTTCGCCTTCTATCACGCGGTCCTCGACGCGCTCGTCGAGGAGTCGGTCCCCGACCACGGCATCTCCACCGCCGACCTGCGCGAGCGGCTCCACGACTTGCTCGGTGGGTCGCGCACCGGCGTCGTCGTCGTCGTCGACCACGTCTGCGAGTCCGAGGGCACCGGAGACGAACAGCTGGTCGAGCTGTTCGCCGGCCTCCCGAGCAACGTCAGCTGGCTCGCCGTCGGCCGCCGCGACCCCGAGGACGTGCCGTTGACCGACTACACCGCGGCCGAGATCCGCGTCGACCGCTACCGCCGCGAGACGCTCGTCGACCTGCTGATGACCCGCGCCTCGCTCGGGGTGGCCCGCCAGGGCCTCGACCACGAACTCGCCCGCCGGATCGCCGAGTGGGCCGACGGCAACGCCCACGACGCGATGGCCGCGCTGTTCGTCGCCGCCGTCCGCGCCACCGAGGACGGACGGACCCGGCTCACCGAAGCGGACGTGACCGCCGCGGTCGAGGAAGTCCCCCGCGAGTCCGTCTCGCTCGGGCGCGTGCTCGCGCTCCCGGCGAACAAACAGCTCGTCCTCCGGGAACTGGTCGATCTGGACCCCGAAGACCGGGCCTCGGTCACCGCGACGACCGAGGCGATCGGCGCCGTCCCCGCCGTGGACCTCTCGCCGGGCACCGTCAAGCGCTACCTCTACGAGATGGCCGAGGTCGGCGTCGTCGAACGCGTCCAGTCGGAGACCACCAACGAACAGGGCCGCCCGCCGAGCCGCGTCGAACTCCGCTTCTCGCCGACGGCGTTCCGTCGGCTGTACGACCTGCGCGGGTGA
- the glpK gene encoding glycerol kinase GlpK: MADTYIGAIDQGTTGTRFMVFDHEGQVVANAYEQHEQIYPEPGWVEHDPIEIWENTQEVVTRGLRDGGLDATQLEALGITNQRETTVVWDAETGKPVHNAIVWQDRRTTDRVEQLEEEDKVEWIREKTGLEADAYFAATKTEWILENAEPLKLQSSRGESVRDRAEAGELRMGTIDTWLIYNLTGEHITDVTNASRTMLYDIEGLNWDPELLEEFGVPESMLPEVRPSSDEATYGSTDADGFLGAEVPVAGALGDQQAALFGQTCFDAGDAKNTYGTGSFYLMNTGDEAVASEHGLLTTIGFQLSGEPVQYALEGSIFITGAAIEWLEDVDLINNAAQTAELARSVESTDGVYMVPAFTGLGAPHWDGRARGTIVGMTRGTRKEHIVRATLESIAYQTRDIAEAMEADSGVETTSLRVDGGAVKNNFLCQLQSDIIQTEIARPEVDETTALGSAYAAGLAVGYWDSVDELRDNWQIDREFEPEMDASEADRMYGRWDDAVERSLDWAREE; this comes from the coding sequence ATGGCAGACACGTACATCGGCGCGATAGATCAGGGGACGACCGGCACCCGCTTCATGGTGTTCGACCACGAGGGCCAGGTCGTCGCGAACGCATACGAACAGCACGAGCAGATCTACCCCGAGCCGGGGTGGGTCGAGCACGACCCCATCGAGATCTGGGAGAACACGCAGGAAGTCGTCACGCGGGGGCTGCGCGACGGCGGGCTGGACGCGACCCAGCTAGAGGCGCTGGGGATCACCAACCAGCGGGAGACGACGGTCGTCTGGGACGCCGAGACGGGCAAGCCGGTCCACAACGCGATCGTCTGGCAGGACCGCCGTACCACCGACCGCGTCGAGCAGCTCGAGGAAGAGGACAAGGTCGAGTGGATCCGCGAGAAGACGGGGCTGGAAGCCGACGCCTACTTCGCCGCCACGAAGACCGAGTGGATCCTCGAGAACGCCGAACCGCTGAAGCTCCAGAGCTCTCGCGGCGAGAGCGTCCGCGACCGCGCGGAGGCCGGCGAACTCCGGATGGGCACCATCGACACCTGGCTCATCTACAACCTCACCGGCGAGCACATCACCGACGTGACCAACGCCTCGCGGACCATGCTCTACGACATCGAGGGGCTCAACTGGGACCCCGAACTCCTGGAGGAGTTCGGCGTCCCCGAGTCGATGCTCCCCGAAGTCCGGCCCTCGTCCGACGAGGCGACCTACGGCTCGACCGACGCCGACGGTTTCCTCGGCGCCGAGGTCCCCGTCGCCGGAGCGCTGGGCGACCAACAGGCCGCACTCTTCGGTCAGACCTGCTTCGACGCCGGCGACGCCAAGAACACCTACGGAACCGGGTCGTTCTACCTGATGAACACCGGCGACGAGGCCGTCGCCTCCGAACACGGCCTGCTGACGACCATCGGCTTCCAGCTGTCGGGCGAACCCGTCCAGTACGCGCTCGAAGGATCGATCTTCATCACCGGCGCCGCCATCGAGTGGCTCGAAGACGTCGACCTGATCAACAACGCCGCCCAGACCGCCGAGCTGGCCCGCTCCGTCGAGTCGACAGACGGCGTCTACATGGTCCCGGCCTTCACCGGACTCGGCGCGCCCCACTGGGACGGCCGCGCGCGCGGCACCATCGTCGGGATGACCCGCGGCACCCGGAAGGAACACATCGTCCGGGCGACCCTCGAATCGATCGCTTACCAGACCCGCGACATCGCCGAAGCGATGGAGGCCGATTCGGGCGTCGAGACGACGAGCCTGCGGGTCGACGGCGGCGCGGTCAAGAACAACTTCCTCTGTCAGCTCCAGTCGGACATCATCCAGACCGAGATCGCCCGCCCGGAAGTCGACGAGACGACCGCGCTCGGGTCGGCCTACGCCGCGGGCCTCGCCGTCGGCTACTGGGACTCCGTCGACGAACTGCGGGACAACTGGCAGATCGACCGCGAGTTCGAACCCGAGATGGACGCGAGCGAGGCCGACCGGATGTACGGCCGCTGGGACGACGCCGTCGAGCGCTCGCTCGACTGGGCCCGGGAGGAGTGA
- the glpA gene encoding anaerobic glycerol-3-phosphate dehydrogenase subunit GlpA, translating into MASTPHIVVLGGGSTGAGVTRDLAMRGFDVTLVEQGNLTHGTTGRMHGLLHSGGRYAVSDQSSARECIEENRVLRDIASHCVEETGGLFVKRPEDDEAYFQEKLEGCEACGIPAEVLSGAEARAMEPHLAEDIDKAIWVPDGAVDPFRLVVANAASAVEHGARVETHSEVTDLLVEDGDVVGVEVEHASGPGLRVHGTEGGREEIRADHVVNATGAWAGQIGDMAGVDIEVRPSKGVMTIMNVRQVDTVINRCRPKGDADIVVPHETTAILGTTDEEVDDPEDYPEERWEVDMMIDTLSELIPALEGARTIRSFWGVRPLYEPPDVGSTDPTDITRDFFLLDHDDRDDLSGMTSIVGGKFTTYRMMAEGISDHVCDRFGVDAACRTADVPLPGSEDFSVLRDYMDEFGLQSPIGRRSVERLGSRADEVLDTDGPNPVVCNCEAVTHAEVQDAIEGSGSDLNAVRIRTRATMGNCQGGFCAHRLAGELQDSYDEPTVREAWDELLQERWKGQRHALWGQQLSQAMLNYALHATTQNRDRDPADAPGSVDFAAFDAGPADAVDHGDTDRAGDTGVATDGGRDGD; encoded by the coding sequence ATGGCATCCACACCCCATATCGTGGTTCTCGGGGGCGGTTCGACGGGCGCAGGCGTCACGCGGGATCTCGCGATGCGCGGGTTCGACGTGACCCTCGTCGAGCAGGGCAACCTCACGCACGGGACGACCGGGCGGATGCACGGGTTGCTCCACAGCGGCGGCCGGTACGCGGTGTCGGACCAGTCGAGCGCCCGCGAGTGTATCGAGGAGAACCGTGTCCTCCGGGACATCGCGAGTCACTGCGTCGAGGAGACGGGCGGGTTGTTCGTCAAACGACCCGAGGACGACGAGGCGTACTTTCAGGAGAAGCTCGAGGGCTGCGAGGCCTGCGGGATCCCCGCCGAGGTCCTCTCGGGCGCGGAGGCGCGTGCGATGGAGCCCCACCTCGCCGAGGATATCGACAAGGCGATCTGGGTGCCCGACGGCGCCGTCGACCCCTTCCGACTCGTCGTCGCCAACGCCGCCAGCGCCGTCGAGCACGGCGCTCGCGTCGAGACCCACTCCGAGGTCACCGACCTGCTCGTCGAGGACGGGGACGTCGTCGGCGTCGAGGTCGAACACGCCTCCGGTCCGGGCTTGCGGGTCCACGGCACCGAGGGCGGTCGCGAGGAGATCCGCGCCGACCACGTCGTCAACGCGACCGGCGCCTGGGCGGGCCAGATCGGCGACATGGCCGGCGTCGACATCGAGGTCCGCCCCTCGAAGGGCGTGATGACGATCATGAACGTCCGGCAGGTCGACACCGTGATCAACCGCTGTCGGCCGAAGGGCGACGCCGATATCGTCGTCCCCCACGAGACGACGGCGATCCTCGGCACCACCGACGAGGAGGTCGACGACCCCGAGGACTACCCCGAGGAGCGCTGGGAGGTCGACATGATGATCGACACGCTCTCGGAGCTGATCCCGGCGCTCGAAGGCGCCCGGACGATCCGGTCCTTTTGGGGCGTCCGCCCGCTGTACGAGCCGCCGGACGTGGGCAGCACCGACCCGACCGACATCACGCGCGATTTCTTCCTGCTTGACCACGACGACCGCGACGACCTGTCCGGCATGACCAGCATCGTCGGCGGGAAGTTCACCACCTACCGGATGATGGCCGAGGGGATCTCCGACCACGTCTGCGACCGCTTCGGCGTCGACGCCGCCTGCCGGACCGCCGACGTTCCCTTGCCCGGCAGCGAGGACTTCTCGGTGCTCCGGGACTACATGGACGAGTTCGGCCTCCAGTCACCGATCGGCCGCCGCAGCGTCGAGCGGCTGGGGTCGCGGGCCGACGAGGTGCTCGACACCGACGGCCCGAACCCGGTCGTCTGCAACTGCGAGGCCGTCACGCACGCGGAGGTCCAGGACGCGATCGAAGGGTCGGGATCGGACCTGAACGCCGTTCGCATCCGCACCCGCGCCACGATGGGCAACTGCCAGGGCGGCTTCTGCGCCCATCGGTTGGCCGGGGAACTACAGGACAGCTACGACGAACCCACCGTGCGCGAGGCGTGGGACGAACTCCTGCAGGAGCGCTGGAAGGGCCAACGCCACGCCCTGTGGGGCCAGCAACTCTCCCAGGCGATGCTCAACTACGCGCTGCACGCCACCACCCAGAACCGCGACCGCGACCCCGCCGACGCCCCCGGGTCCGTCGACTTCGCGGCCTTCGACGCCGGGCCGGCCGACGCGGTGGACCACGGCGACACGGACCGAGCGGGCGATACCGGCGTCGCGACCGACGGAGGGCGCGATGGCGATTGA